The DNA window TCGGCGAAATCGCGGTGGCCCTGCGGAACCAGTTCCGCCAGTTTGGCTTCCAGCTGTTCGGGGCTCAGATCATCGATGCCCTTGCCCTCGTATTTGGACGGGATGACGAGGTCGACACCGTAGACGCCGTGCACATGCTCGTCGAGCCAGGTGAGCTCGACCTCCAGTTGTTCGGCGGTGAAGCCGACCGCGCCGAGCACGCCGAGACCGCCGGCATTGCTGACCGCGGCCGCCACATCGCGGCAGTGGGTGAAGGCGAAGATGGGGAATTCGATCCCCAGCCGGTCACAGATTTCGGTACGCATGGCGTGCTGGTCTCCCTACTTGGCCCACAGCCGGAGCGACCGGCTGGAGATCCTGGAACGGGTTACATATTTGGTCTCCGGCCCGCCCTGTCGATTCGGCCGGTTACCGCAGATATCACCATGACGCGGCGGCGGCTTCGTCGACAGGCGCGGGCGCCTGACTTCGAATGTAACACGTTCTAGTTTTGTTGGGATAGACGTTTCCCGACGACCCGATCAGAGTCCCGCGATGCGGCGCAGACAGCCCAGGTCGAGACAGGGATTTCCGGCAACCCGCCGGTTCAGACGGCCGCTTGCTCGAGTTCGGTCAGCGAGTTCTCGAGATGGTCGAGCAGGCTGTGCAGTCGCGGCACGCTGCGGCGGCAGCCGACCAGCCCGAAGTCCAGGTTGTCGGCGTTGGTGGTGAGGGTGATGTTGACGGCCTGCCCTTCGCAGGGGATCGACATCGGATAGGTGGCGTCGAGTCGCGCGCCGTTCCAGTACTGGGGTTCCTTGGCGCCGGGGACGTTGGAGATGACGATATTGAACGGCGGGTTCGTCAACGACAACATGCCGGGCAACATGGTCAGCGCCAACGGGCTCAGCATCAGCCCGGACAGGGCCATGGTCTGGGTGGGCGAGAGCGAGTTGTAGACCTCTTTACTGCGGCGCATCGAGTCGCTCACCACCCGCAGCCGTTCGATCGGGTCGGCGATATCGGTGCCGAGGTTGCACAGGATCGCGCCGACCTTGACGCCGTCGGCCTCCGTCGCGTCCTCATCGGTCCGCAGCGAGACCGGGACCATGGCGATCAATGGCTTGTCGGGCAACGCGTTCTGCTCGATCAGATATCCGCGCAAGGCACCGGCCGACATCGTGAGCACCACATCGTTGACGGTCGTGCCGGTGGCCTTGTTGACCTGCCGGACGCGTTCGAGCGGCCAGGACCGGACCGCGCAGCGGCGCGCCCCGCCGATGGGCACATTGAACATCGAGCGCGGCGCCTCGAAGGGCATGGTCAACTGCTGGCGCAGTAGCGCGGCGCGGGCCACCCGCAGCACGGCCGGACCGGAACCGGCCGCCGACAATAGATTTCGTGCGATCCCGCCGGCCAGGGACCCCGGCGGTTCGGCCCGGCGGTTGGACCGCGGCAGGTTCCACGGCACGCGCGTTTCGCTCGCGTGTGGATCATTCGTGAGGGTCTTCGCCAGCACCCGCTGTGCGGTCACGCCGTCGATCAACGCGTGGTGCATCTTCGAGTACACCGCGAAACGGCCGTCGCTCAGCCCCTCCACGAGGTGGATCTCCCACAGCGGGCGGTGCCGGTCGAGCAACGTGCTGTGTAGGTCGGAGGCCAGCTCCAGCAGTTGATCGAAGTGCCCCGGACTCGGCAGCGCCGACCGGCGCAGGTGATAGGAGAGTTCGACGCCCTCGGCCTGTGTCCACGCCAACCGCGGTGCGCCGAGCCAGGTGGCCTGGCGCTTGCGGAAGGTGGGGTGAAATTCGTTGTCCACCAACAACTTTTCGTGGATGTGCCGGGCGAAGTCGGGCCCGGCGTCCTCCGGCGCCTCGAATAGTTGCAGCGAGCCGACATGCATCGGGTGCTCGCGGGATTCGGCGAGTAGGAATACGGCATCGATCGGAGAAATGAGCTCCATGGGTGAGTCGCCCCCTGACGACGGTGGTGAAGCTTGTGAAAGGTATCGACCACGATGTCGGACGGGCCCGCGCAGCCATGAATCCTGCGCGCTGTCCCCAACCTTACTGAACGGCGCGCAACCGCGTTCGCCGAATCAACGATCCTTGACCAGCAGCAGATAGGCCCGGCGGCCCCGCTCGTCGGGATCCGGTTCCCGGACCAGCCGGGCGATCGGCGTGAAACCGGCCTGCTGCGCCAGCGTGGCGAGCCGATCCGGTGACCACCGATAGGCGCGAATGACCTTGTGGTCGAACGGTTCCACATCCTGGACGGACTGACCCTTTCGAGCGATCTGCAAGCAGTCGCCAGCGGTGGCCTGGAAGGCGAGCGGGGCGTGCCCTGTGATGGCGAGTACCCGATGGAACTCCGTCACCGTTGGCGCGCACCAGTTCTGCGAATGCGCCGAGCATGGCGCGGTCGAATGGCTTGGTCGCGAGACGGTCTCTGGCGAATTCGGCGTAGCTGTCCGCGATGTCGTCGTAGGCGGTGCGGGTGTCTGCCATATCCGCCGGAACGGTCCGATTGTGCGCTGCCACCCGGACATCATTCCACCGCCGGTAGCGCCTAGGAGGTATGGCTCGGCGCCGGTGTGGCGGCGGGCTGGTCGGCGGCGCGGGTGCGGGCGGTGCCGAGGATCGAGCCGAGGATGACCAGCGGGAAGCCGATACCCATGCCGATGGTCAGCGGCTCGTTCAGCAGGGTTACGCCGAGCAGAATGGCCACCGCCGGATTGATATAGGTGATGACCGTCGCCCGGGCCGGGCCGACCTCGCCGATGAGCGCGAAGAAGACCAAGAACGCTGCGGCCGTGCAGATTACGGCGAGGCCGAGCACCGACCACGACGCGTCGGCGGTGAAATGTGACGGCCGGCGCAGCGCAGCGAACGGGAGGTAGATCACCGCAGCGAGGATCAGCGAACCGGTGACGACGCCCATCGGCGGCAGGTCGGCGAGCGCGCGGTTGATGATGATCGGGCCGACGGCATAGCCGATGGTGGTCAGCGCGATGGCGCCGATGGCGGCGGGCTCGCTCAGATCGATATCGAGTCCGACCAGCGCCGCCACACCCGCGAAACCGACGATCAGGCCGATGGTGCGGCGCGCGTCGAAGCGGTCGTGACCGAGCTTGGTCACGATGACCACCGCGATCAGCGGCACCGCGGCGATCAGCAGGCCGACCGTCGAACTGTTCAATGTGGTCTCTGCGAATCCGATGAGCAGCCACGGACCGGTGATCTCGACCAGTGTGTACAGCAGCAGCGGACGCCACCGCCGGAACACCGGCGCGAGCGTCTTGGTGTACAGCGCGACCGGCAGCAGGAGCAGCGCGCCGAGGAAGGTGCGGCCGAATGCCACCACGATCGGGTCGAAGTCCGCCACCGCGATCCGGATCATCGCGTAGGGCACGCCCCAGATGACGCCCATCGCCAAGAACAATGCCCAGCCGCGCTTGGTCATCGTGCGACCCTCCGATCCATTTCCCGCACCGGAGCCTATCCGTTTTCATCCCATGATTCGAGGGCGAACTGTGTTGGTACCGGAGCTCGACGGCGGCGGTCGGCACGGTGTCGGTGAACGGCCGAGTACGAGCCGGTTCACGGGATGTTCGTTTGGTGGTGTATTCGACGAGCTGACAGGCTGGGGGAGTGTCTCAGCCTGAACAGTCGGATGCGACCGAACGCTCAGCCGCCTCTGCGACGCCCCACTATCGCCTGCTCGCCCTCGACCACCAGACGGCCCTCGACAATGCCGAGGCCCGGCTGCGCGATGAGTTCGCGTCCATGTTCGACTTCGAAACCGTCCACCGCTTCCTGTACGACTCCTACGATGATTTCGTCGCTCGCGCGACGGTGACCCTCTATCTACCGACACTCGCCGAACGCTTCGGCCGCCAGCGGTTGCAGGCCATGGCCCGGGTGCAGGGCAAAGTCGCCCAGCCCAAGCCGGCCGTGCTCTTCCTGTGCACGCACAACGCCGGACGCTCACAGATGGCGCTCGGATTGTTCACCCACCTCGCCCAGGGCCGAGCGATCGCCTGGTCCGGCGGCTCCGAGCCCAGCGCCGCCCTCAACCCGGCCGCCGTCGAGGCGATGGCCGAAATCGGTATCGATATCGCCGACGAATACCCCAAACCCTGGACCGACGAAATCATCCGCGCCGCCGACATCATCGTCAGCATGGGCTGCGGCGACACCTGCCCCCTGGTCCCCGGCCCGCGCTACGACGAATGGATCGTCGAAGATCCGGCGGGTCTCGGCCTCATCGAGGTCCGTCCCATCCGCGACGATATCCACAAACGAGTCGAACAGTTGATCGCTGACCTCGGCATCCCCATCGGCACATTGCGCGGTTAGCCGCAAGCAGGTGGACCCATGTCAGCGCGATGTCAGCGGCGGGCGGCATCGTCGTGTTCAGGCCACGAACCACGTGGCACTCGACGATCACCCGAGAGGTTCGACATGGAAACCAGCACCGCCGAAACCCTGCGCCGCCAACTGGTACTGCCCGTCCGCGCAGTCCGCGTGGGCCTGCACGCATCCGGCAGCGATCCGGCCACAGTCGCGCGTAAGACGAGGAAGGTTGGTCCCGCGCTGACCAAAGCGACCGAACGGGTCGCGGTCGTGCATCGTCGAGTCGAACGAACCGCCGCCGATCTGGAGCGGACTTCGGCCCGCCACCACCCGACCGCCCTCGCCGAGCGTCGCAAGGCTTTGGCTGATGCCCTCGCGCTCGTCGCAGGCGTCGATGCGGACCTGAACGCCGCCATCCGGTCCCTCGACCGCTGAATCGCTACGAGCAGCGGCTGATCCTGGGTTCGGCCACCATGCGTAGATCGCCGAACTCAGGGCCGCATCGTCACTTCGTACTGGTGGTGGTCGGCACTGCGGATGTCGTTGTTGTTGTGGTGGTCGGCGCGGTCGTGGTCGTGGTCGGTTTGGTGGTGTCAGTGGGTGCCGCGGCCGAAGTCGGAGCCGGTGTGGTTGTCACCTCCGGTGTGACTGCCGGGCTCGAGGTCGTGGACGGTGGCACCGACGTTGTCGAGGGCGGCGTCGTTGTGCTGCTGACACCGGTCTTGGTGGTCGTGGGTGCCACGGTCGTGCTCGTGGTCGGTTGGCTCGTCGGCGTCGGCGAAGTGGTCGCCGCCTTGTACGCCGCGGCCAGGTCAGCTTCGTCCGGCTTGGCGGTCGTATCGACCGTCTTACCCGCCTGCGCCTGCTGCGCCAGGTGGGTGAGCCAGGCGGCCGCGTACTCGGCCGAGGTCAGTGGCTTGCCGTCGGCAGCGTTCGCGTCATGCCAGTAGTCGAAGTGGTGACCGGTGTGGTTCGGGCCGAGCGTTTGCTGGTACGGGTCGCTCATGATCACCGGGATGGTGTTCTGGTTCGTCACGATGAGACCGACGATCTCGTTGAACACCTTCTGCGGCAGGTAGGCCAGCGACGACATGTCGTTGGTCGCGATCGAATCCGCCTTCGCGGGGGTCGTCGGCGTCGCACCCGGCTTGTACGCCGGATCCGAAACCCGCAGCAGTACCTGGAGGAAGGTCTCGTTGCTCTGCATCCAATTCGGCTGCGACTGAATATCCGCGAACGCGGCAAGCGCGATGTTGCCGAGGGTGACCGCGACGTCCTGCCCGGTCGCCGGGGTGAGCCCGTCGCGTTCGAGCGCGTCGACGTTCAACTGACGGCCGACATTGACCGCCAACTGCAGCAGTGAAATGTTCTGCGGCGCCGAGCAGGTGAGATCGCCGTCGGAGCAGAACGACGCGATCTTGCCGTTCAGCGCGCCGAAGTCACCGCTGGTACCCGGCAGCGCACCTTGACCCGGTGTCGGATTCGCGCCGTTCTGATACTGCTGGTCGAAGCCGTCGGGATGGTTCGGGTCCTGCGCACCGGGGAACGGTCCATCGCCCGCCGTGCGACCCGCATCGGCGAGGATGACGACACCGACCACATTGGCCGGATCGACGATCCCGTATCCACCGTCCTTATCGGCCTCTTGATGCCCGACGGTCATCGCGACCCGCCGGACGACATCGGCGCCCTCGCTGTATCCGACGATCGAGAACTTGGTATCCGGGCAGGCCTGTGCGATCTCCCGCATCACCTGTTCGGTATTCGCGACACCGGTGTTGACAGCATCCTCGTAGCTGGCCATATTCGCCGGATACGCAATGTAGACAGCCGCGTACGAGCCGGGTTCGACGGCATTCGCGGGAGCATTGACCACCGGATCGACCCATTCACTGGAATGGTCACCGGACAGCGCCGCGGGTAATTCCGCACCATTGGCGTCGACCAGCAACTTCGTCGTCCCCGCAACAGGCGTATCCCCGCGCCCCGCCACCGAGATCGTCACCATGTCGTGGCATTCGGTAACCGACGACGTGAGCTGCGTATCCCTGGTCTGCGGCGACGATGTCAGCGCCAACGAAGCGGCGACAACCGCCGCCACCCCCAACACCGCGGGCGCCGCAACAGCCGAAGCCATTCGATGGCGCGCAAAGAACTCCCGAAGAGCCATGT is part of the Nocardia sp. NBC_00565 genome and encodes:
- a CDS encoding WS/DGAT/MGAT family O-acyltransferase, whose translation is MELISPIDAVFLLAESREHPMHVGSLQLFEAPEDAGPDFARHIHEKLLVDNEFHPTFRKRQATWLGAPRLAWTQAEGVELSYHLRRSALPSPGHFDQLLELASDLHSTLLDRHRPLWEIHLVEGLSDGRFAVYSKMHHALIDGVTAQRVLAKTLTNDPHASETRVPWNLPRSNRRAEPPGSLAGGIARNLLSAAGSGPAVLRVARAALLRQQLTMPFEAPRSMFNVPIGGARRCAVRSWPLERVRQVNKATGTTVNDVVLTMSAGALRGYLIEQNALPDKPLIAMVPVSLRTDEDATEADGVKVGAILCNLGTDIADPIERLRVVSDSMRRSKEVYNSLSPTQTMALSGLMLSPLALTMLPGMLSLTNPPFNIVISNVPGAKEPQYWNGARLDATYPMSIPCEGQAVNITLTTNADNLDFGLVGCRRSVPRLHSLLDHLENSLTELEQAAV
- a CDS encoding DMT family transporter; this encodes MTKRGWALFLAMGVIWGVPYAMIRIAVADFDPIVVAFGRTFLGALLLLPVALYTKTLAPVFRRWRPLLLYTLVEITGPWLLIGFAETTLNSSTVGLLIAAVPLIAVVIVTKLGHDRFDARRTIGLIVGFAGVAALVGLDIDLSEPAAIGAIALTTIGYAVGPIIINRALADLPPMGVVTGSLILAAVIYLPFAALRRPSHFTADASWSVLGLAVICTAAAFLVFFALIGEVGPARATVITYINPAVAILLGVTLLNEPLTIGMGIGFPLVILGSILGTARTRAADQPAATPAPSHTS
- a CDS encoding arsenate reductase ArsC, yielding MLALDHQTALDNAEARLRDEFASMFDFETVHRFLYDSYDDFVARATVTLYLPTLAERFGRQRLQAMARVQGKVAQPKPAVLFLCTHNAGRSQMALGLFTHLAQGRAIAWSGGSEPSAALNPAAVEAMAEIGIDIADEYPKPWTDEIIRAADIIVSMGCGDTCPLVPGPRYDEWIVEDPAGLGLIEVRPIRDDIHKRVEQLIADLGIPIGTLRG
- a CDS encoding cutinase family protein; translation: MALREFFARHRMASAVAAPAVLGVAAVVAASLALTSSPQTRDTQLTSSVTECHDMVTISVAGRGDTPVAGTTKLLVDANGAELPAALSGDHSSEWVDPVVNAPANAVEPGSYAAVYIAYPANMASYEDAVNTGVANTEQVMREIAQACPDTKFSIVGYSEGADVVRRVAMTVGHQEADKDGGYGIVDPANVVGVVILADAGRTAGDGPFPGAQDPNHPDGFDQQYQNGANPTPGQGALPGTSGDFGALNGKIASFCSDGDLTCSAPQNISLLQLAVNVGRQLNVDALERDGLTPATGQDVAVTLGNIALAAFADIQSQPNWMQSNETFLQVLLRVSDPAYKPGATPTTPAKADSIATNDMSSLAYLPQKVFNEIVGLIVTNQNTIPVIMSDPYQQTLGPNHTGHHFDYWHDANAADGKPLTSAEYAAAWLTHLAQQAQAGKTVDTTAKPDEADLAAAYKAATTSPTPTSQPTTSTTVAPTTTKTGVSSTTTPPSTTSVPPSTTSSPAVTPEVTTTPAPTSAAAPTDTTKPTTTTTAPTTTTTTTSAVPTTTSTK